AGGATCTCGGTGTTCAGCTCGGTGTTGCACTCAGCCAGGATCTCGCCTGTGGCTGGGTGAACGATGGCCTTGGCGGTGGTGCGACCCAGGACGTAGTCCAGAGGCACGTCCAACGACTTGATACCGGCTTTTTCGATCTGGTTGATGTGGCGCGCAGTAATACGACGACCCGCTTCAACAATGACCTTGCCCTTCTCATCCTGGATATCCAGAACGGCAATTTCACCACGCAGACGCGAAGCAATCAGCTCCAGGCTGAGGGTTTCATCCTTCAGGCTGAATACGTTGGTGGTATAGAAAGCGTCCAGCACTTGCTCAGTGGTGTAACCGAGCGCGCGCAGCAGTACCGAGGCCGGCAGCTTGCGACGACGGTCGATACGCACGAACACGCAGTCTTTCGGGTCGAACTCGAAGTCCAACCACGAACCGCGGTACGGGATGATCCGCGCGGAGTACAGCAGTTTACCGGAGCTGTGCGTCTTGCCGCGGTCGTGGTCGAAGAACACGCCAGGGGAACGGTGCAGCTGGGAAACGATTACACGTTCGGTACCGTTGATAACGAAGGTACCGTTCTCAGTCATCAGTGGGATTTCGCCCATGTAGACTTCTTGCTCTTTGATGTCCTTGATCGCTTTGTTCGACGATTCTTTGTCGAAAATGATCAGGCGGACTTTTACCCGCAAAGGTACGGCGTACGTAACACCGCGCAACACGCATTCTTTGACATCAAATGCCGGTTCGCCCAGGCGATAACCGACGTACTCCAGCGCAGCATTGCCGGAGTAGCTGATGATCGGGAAAACGGATTTGAAGGCCGCATGCAGGCCCACGTCGCGGAACTGATCTTTGGTCGCTCCCGCCTGCAAGAATTCACGATACGAATCCAGCTGGATAGCCAGAAGGTACGGGACATCCATGACGTCCGGCAACTTGCTAAAGTCCTTGCGGATACGTTTTTTCTCAGTATATGAGTAAGCCATCAGCGTTCCCCAGCTTGGTCACCTGCTTGTTTGGCCCCTCCGACGGGAGCAGCCAGAAAATCTTGCAAACCCCTTGGTTTGCACCACCGCATCGGGTGGCTACAGCGCGTTCATGGCGGCGACCGAGTCGGCAGCCAAGAACGGAAAAAGGCCGGTGGCAAGAGCCACCAGCCATCAGCCTTCAGCTTAACGCTTGGGCTGGAGACGCAATGTCGATGCTTACTTCAGCTCGACTTTAGCGCCTGCTTCTTCCAGAGTTGCCTTGGCTTTGTCGCCTGCATCTTTGGTCACTGCTTCCAGGACCATAGCAGGAGCGCCGTCAACTACAGCCTTGGCTTCTTTCAGGCCCAGACCGGTCAGTTCACGTACTGCCTTGATCACGTTTACTTTCTTCTCGCCAGCTTCCAGCAGCATGACGTTGAATTCGGTTTGCTCTTCAACAACGGCAGCAGCAGCAGCTGGGCCAGCGGAAGCAGCGGCAGCGGAAACGCCGAATTTTTCTTCGAAAGCTTTGATCAGCTCAACAACCTGCAGAACCGACATTTCAGCTACGGCGTTGAGGATATCGTCTTGGGAGATAGACATTGCTGTATTTCCTGAATTGGGGGACGGCCTACGCGGCCATCGAAATAAACAAAAATACGCGAGAGAAAATGCTCAGCCTTAGGCTGCGGCAGCTTCTTTTTGCTCGCGAACTGCAGCCAGAGTACGAGCCAGCTTGCTGGTAGCGCCTTGAATCACGCTCATCAGCTGCGAAATGGCTTCGTCGCGGGTCGGCAGTGTTGCCAGTACGTCGATTTGGTTAGCTGCGAGGAACTTGCCCTCGAACGCAGCTGCCTTGATCTCGAACTTATCCTGACTCTTGGCGAATTCCTTGAACAAACGGGCAGCAGCGCCTGGATGATCCTTGGAGAACGCGATCAGAGTCGGGCCAGTGAACACGTCGTTGAGAACACTGTATTCAGTGTCAGCAACAGCGCGCTTGAGCAGGGTGTTACGTACAACACGTACGTATACGCCAGCTTCACGAGCCTCTTTACGGAGTCCGGTCATAGCGCCTACTGTCACACCACGGGCATCAGCCACGACAGCGGACAGAGCAGCTTTGGCAGCCTCGTTGACTTCAGCGACGATGGCCTTCTTGTCTTCGAGATTAATTGCCACGGGTTTAACTCCTGCTTGTTACCGTTTCATCTGGCCGGAGCCGGATGTCGTTTTGGTGTCTGATTCGGTAAGGAACCGGGAGCACCATCTGCGTAGGCTTTTGGTTTAAGACTTGCGTCGCCTACGGTCTTGGATAGCCCCCGCCAGGCAGGGACCCCAATTTTTTCCAATTGGCGCAATCGCTTGCGCCAATTTGTGTCTTATACGTCCAGCGAGCCTTGGTCGATGACCAGACCTGGGCCCATAGTGGTGCTCAGGGTAACGCGCTTGACGTAGATACCTTTCGAGGAAGCTGGCTTGATACGCTTCAGATCAGCGATCAGGGCTTCAACGTTTTCCTTCAGCTTGACGGCATCAAAGCCGACTTTGCCAACGGAGGTGTGAATGATGCCGTTTTTGTCGGTGCGATAACGAACCTGACCAGCCTTGGCGTTTTTAACCGCGGTAGCTACGTCTGGGGTTACGGTGCCGACTTTAGGGTTAGGCATCAGGCCGCGCGGGCCCAGGATCTGACCCAACTGACCTACAACGCGCATTGCATCCGGGGAAGCAATAACTACGTCGTAGTTCAGGTCGCCGCCTTTCATTTCGGCAGCCAGGTCGTCCATACCAACGCGATCAGCGCCAGCAGCCAGAGCTGCTTCAGCAGCTGGACCTTGGGTGAAGACGGCTACACGTACAGTCTTGCCAGTACCGTGTGGCAGCACAGTAGCGCTACGAACGACCTGGTCGGATTTACGTGGGTCAACACCCAGGTTTACAGCAACGTCAACAGACTCGCTGAACTTGACAGTCGACAGCTCGGTCAGCAGAGCAGCAGCATCTACAAAATTGTAGGACTTGCCCGCTTCGATTTTGCCGGCGATAGCCTTTTGGCGCTTGGTCAGCTTAGCCATTACACACCCTCCACGTTAAGGCCCATGCTACGAGCAGAACCGGCGATGGTACGCACGGCTGCATCCATATCAGCTGCAGTCAGATCCGCGTTTTTGGTTTTCGCGATTTCTTCCAGCTGAGCACGAGTGACGGTGCCAACCTTAACGGTGTTAGGACGAGCGGAACCGCTAGTCAGACCAGCAGCTTTCTTCAGCAGAACCGAAGCCGGGGTCGACTTGGTTTCGAAAGTGAAGCTACGGTCGCTGTATACAGTGATGATCACTGGAGTCGGCAGACCTGGCTCAAGACCCTGAGTACGGGCGTTGAAGGCCTTGCAGAATTCCATGATGTTCACGCCGTGCTGACCCAGAGCCGGGCCTACGGGTGGACTTGGGTTGGCCTGAGCGGCCTTCACTTGCAGCTTGATGTAAGCGGTAATCTTCTTGGCCATGAGGCACTCCAATTACGGGTTCAAACGCCTCGAAAGGCTCCCCGGTTACTTGCGCGTTTATCCCAGTGACGACAAAACCCCACAGCCTAGGGCTGCGGGGTTGGGATGCTTGCCCAGCTAGACCTTTTCGACCTGGCTGAACTCCAACTCTACCGGAGTAGAGCGACCGAAAATGAGCACTGCCACTTGGATCCGGCTCTTTTCGTAGTTAACTTCTTCGACGGTGCCGTTGAAATCAGCGAACGGACCATCTGTGACACGAACAACCTCACCCGGCTCGAACAAGGTCTTCGGCTTGGGCTTGTCGCTACCGTCAGCAACGCGACGCAGAATTGCTTCTGCCTCTTTGTCAGTGATCGGAGCAGGCTTGTCAGCAGTACCGCCGATAAAGCCCATGACACGAGGGGTATCCTTGACCAAGTGCCAAGTACCTTCATTCATGTCCATCTGCACCAGCACGTAGCCAGGGAAGAACTTACGTTCGCTTTTGCGCTTCTGACCATTCCGCATTTCAACCACTTCTTCAGTGGGAACCAGAATTTCGCCGAAGCCATCTTCCATGCCTGCCAGCTTTACGCGCTCCAGCAAAGAGCGCATAACATGCTTCTCGTAACCCGAGTAAGCATGCACAACGTACCAACGCTTAGCCACGGGACACCCTTAGCCAACAATCAAGGAAACAAGCCAGCCGAGCAGGGAATCAAGCCCCCACAACAGCAACGCCATAACCAGAACAACAGCCACAACAATCAACGTGGTCTGCGTGGTTTCTTGGCGAGTCGGCCAAACGACTTTACGAATTTCGGTGCGAGCTTCCTTTACCAGGACCGCGAAAGACTTGCCTTTAGCAGTCTGCAGGCCTACAAAGGCAGCTACAGCAGCAAGGGCAAGCAAAGCGAGTACACGGTACAGGATCGGCGAAGCAGAATAGTACTGATTGCCAACAACGCCAACGACCACCAATGCGACCACAGCGAGCCACTTGACGAGATCGAAACGAGAGCTTTGAGCTTCAGCCTTAGGAGTCATCTATGAAGATCCTGTGAAAAGAAAGCCAGACACACCATGTGAATCTGGCAGGTCAGGAGGGAATCGAACCCCCAACCTACGGTTTTGGAGACCGTCGCTCTGCCAATTGAGCTACTGACCTAAAACAAAATCAGGCCGACCATTATGCAGGCCTGAAAAAGACTTTACAACAACCAACCCCAATAGACCTGAAATCACCTGACAATAAAAGCCAGATACAACACACTCAAGCCGAGGCAGCCGTTAAAACAAAGGCAGATATTTTCATATCTGCCTTGTTATATGGAGCTCTTGAGCGGATTTGAACCGCTGACCTCACCCTTACCAAGGGTGTGCTCTACCAACTGAGCTACAAGAGCAAAACACATTGCACAACCTGCAAACTTGGAGCGGGTAGCGGGAATCGAACCCGCATCATCAGCTTGGAAGGCTGAGGTTCTACCACTAAACTATACCCGCGGAGCTTGCAGCTCACGCTAAAAATGGTGGAGGGGGAAGGATTCGAACCTTCGAAGTCGTAGACGTCAGATTTACAGTCTGATCCCTTTGGCCGCTCGGGAACCCCTCCTAAGCGAGCCGGCATTTTACATCACGCCGACCTTCTGTCAAGCATTTTCTCATTTAAATTATGAGGTTAGCTGCATTGACGTTGCTTCGCATCAAATCCCCTTAAAGGTCTTCACTGCGAAGCGGGCGCCATTCTATGCAAACTATTCGAGAGTTGCAACGCCTTCGCACAACATTATTTTATGTTTTAACTCATTGAATTCCTTAGCAAGGTTTTCAAAGGGCAGATCGTCAGCCAGGCGCCGGCTTTCAGGGGCCACGCGAAGCCAGTAACCCGATGCATCAGGAGCATTGAGCAACTGAACCTTGACCTTTATATCCAGGCTAGTGAGGCGCTGCTCGACCGATTGCGCCTGGCTCTGGTCCGTAAACCCGCCAATGTACAAGCAGGTACTCTGCGCCTCCCCCCCCTTTGCCCGCTCGCTCCGAGCCACAGCATCAGTGGACTCGCTCAACAGGCGAATATCCTGCTGGGCGCCACGGTATAGGCTCAGAGGCGTAACGTCTTTAGCGCGCAACGGCGCCTCTTGTTGATGCCAAATGTAGTAGAAAACGTTAAGGATCAGTAAAAGCAAGAAAAGCCAACGCATAAATACCTCAGGACAAAGGGCACGCCATCGCCAACCCAACGAAAACCAAATCCGGAACGAGCTGAGCCTGCGGCACAGCATCCGACACCAAATCAGCGTCCCCGCCAGTCAGGAAGACAGTGAAGTCATCCCCCCAGTAGCTGCGAGCCAGATCAAGCTGGGTTAAGACAAACCCCCTGAGCATCAACATACAGCCGCGCTCGACCGCCTCTACGGTCGTTCTACCTGGCGACAGAAGCTCCAGGGCCCGTTCAGCCGCCGCATCGCCATACCTTATCCTGCGCGTGTGCGTTCGCAGCTGGCTCCGCATGAGAGGCATCCCGGGACAAATAAAACCGCCCAGGTGCTCGCCATCGACCGCAATGAAATCAGCAGTTGCCGCCGTACCAAAATCAAGGACCAGACAGGCGCCCGACGCTAATTTAAAACCGCCGAGCATCGCCAGCCAACGATCAAGACCAAGACGGTCGAATTCCTCGTAGCCGTTGCGCACCCCGCCCATCTCCCGGGAGGAAGTCGCGCAGGAAACGGCAACGCCAAAGACCTCGACAAGCGCCTCGACCAGCTTGTTCGTTTCTTCCTGCGCGCGAACACTCACCAACCTGCAGCGCGTGAGCAGCACGCCAGGCAGCGCCAGAAGACTGTCAATCAAGGCTTCGTTCGAGCCTGCAACACCCTCTGCGCCCGCCTTCAGCTTGCCTGAATCAAGGACGCGCCATTTGATAAAGCTATTCCCACAGTCGAGCTCAAGAATCATCACGCAACCTCAGGCTTAGCTCGCCACCACTGTATGTTCTCTCAACGCCATCAACACTTAAACGCAACGCGCCTTGACAGTCGACACCCAGCACCACGCCGTTAACCTGATTTATGCCTGCGATGAGAGATACAGATCGGCCTTGCCAGGCATGGCTTTTCTCCCACTCCTGGCGAAGCCCCGAAAAACCAGCCACCCGATGTCGATCAAGGTAGCTCTGCAACTGCAAGCCCAACTGCGCGACCAAAGCGTTGCGATCCATAGGCGACCCCGTCTCAAGTTGCACAGAAGTCCATTGCTGATCAACCTCTGAAGCCTTTTGCATGTTCACGTTGATACCTATTCCAAGGACAACGTGACAAATATCCGCAGGGTCGCCTACGAGCTCCAGCAAAATTCCGGCAATTTTCTTTTGCCCCACCAGGACGTCGTTTGGCCACTTCAAGGCCGCCCCGCGCACACCCGACTCATGCAGCGCCTGCATGACCGCCAAGCCAACCACAAGGCTTAAGCCCTCCAACTGTCGAAGGCCATCCTCGATGCGTAACACAAGGCTGTAATACACATTCTGCGCGAACGGACTGACCCACTTGCGACCGCGCCTTCCCCTTCCCGCTGTTTGCTGCTCTGCAAGCACCAGGAACGGCGCCGCCGCACCCGCGCCAACAAGACGCAGCGCCTCAGCATTAGTTGAGTCAATGGAATCAGAGATGTGAACAGGCCATGCCTGTGTAGGCGCGTTTAGCGCGATGTCCTCAGCACTCAAGAAGACCAGCGGCGAAGCCAACTGATACCCCTTCCCGCGAACCTTATGAACAGGCAAATTCAATTCCGCCTCAAGGTGCTGAAGCTGCTTCCAGACAGCACTACGACTGACGCCCAAGGCGGCGCCCAGTGCTTCTCCGGAATGGAATCGCCCATCTTTCAGAAGTTTTAACAGCGTTAGCATGCAAGTTTCGCCTCACAATGAGGCAGGCATGATAGCCATGCGCAGGGTCATTGCATAGAAAGGGCGGACTTTAGCGTGACGAGGTTCGCCACGCTTTCCGAGCGCCCAAAACAAAACCCCATCTGCTTTCGCAAATGGGGTTTCGGAATTTAATCTTGACGATGACCTACTCTCACATGGGGAAACCCCACACTACCATCGGCGATGCATCGTTTCACTACTGAGTTCGGGATGGGATCAGGTGGTTCCAATGCTCTATGGTCGTCAAGAAATTCGGGTACTGAGTCGCGACCAGTTGGCCTCGCTTCAGCAAATTGGGTATGTGACAGCTTTCGGTGTTTTGTGAGCATCGAACTTTCGGTTCATTGCGTCTTCACACACCGCAATCTGATGCTCTTTCGAGTAGTCAAATTGCTTGGGTGTTATATGGTCAAGCCTCACGGGCAATTAGTATTGGTTAGCTCAACGCCTCACAGCGCTTACACACCCAACCTATCAACGTCGTAGTCTTCGACGGCCCTTCAGGGGACTCAAGGTCCCAGTGAGATCTCATCTTGAGGCTAGTTTCCCGCTTAGATGCTTTCAGCGGTTATCTATTCCGAACATAGCTACCCGGCAATGCCACTGGCGTGACAACCGGAACACCAGAGGTTCGTCCACTCCGGTCCTCTCGTACTAGGAGCAGCCCCTCTCAAATCTCAAACGTCCACGGCAGATAGGGACCGAACTGTCTCACGACGTTCTAAACCCAGCTCGCGTACCACTTTAAATGGCGAACAGCCATACCCTTGGGACCGGCTTCAGCCCCAGGATGTGATGAGCCGACATCGAGGTGCCAAACACCGCCGTCGATATGAACTCTTGGGCGGTATCAGCCTGTTATCCCCGGAGTACCTTTTATCCGTTGAGCGATGGCCCTTCCATACAGAACCACCGGATCACTAAGACCTACTTTCGTACCTGCTCGACGTGTCTGTCTCGCAGTCAAGCGCGCTTTTGCCTTTATACTCTACGACCGATTTCCGACCGGTCTGAGCGCACCTTCGTACTCCTCCGTTACTCTTTAGGAGGAGACCGCCCCAGTCAAACTACCCACCATACACTGTCCTCGATCCGGATAACGGACCTGAGTTAGAACCTCAAAGTTGCCAGGGTGGTATTTCAAGGTTGGCTCCACGCAGACTGGCGTCCACGCTTCAAAGCCTCCCACCTATCCTACACAAGCAAATTCAAAGTCCAGTGCAAAGCTATAGTAAAGGTTCACG
The genomic region above belongs to Pseudomonas sp. S35 and contains:
- the rplL gene encoding 50S ribosomal protein L7/L12; this translates as MSISQDDILNAVAEMSVLQVVELIKAFEEKFGVSAAAASAGPAAAAAVVEEQTEFNVMLLEAGEKKVNVIKAVRELTGLGLKEAKAVVDGAPAMVLEAVTKDAGDKAKATLEEAGAKVELK
- the rplJ gene encoding 50S ribosomal protein L10 — its product is MAINLEDKKAIVAEVNEAAKAALSAVVADARGVTVGAMTGLRKEAREAGVYVRVVRNTLLKRAVADTEYSVLNDVFTGPTLIAFSKDHPGAAARLFKEFAKSQDKFEIKAAAFEGKFLAANQIDVLATLPTRDEAISQLMSVIQGATSKLARTLAAVREQKEAAAA
- the rplA gene encoding 50S ribosomal protein L1, translated to MAKLTKRQKAIAGKIEAGKSYNFVDAAALLTELSTVKFSESVDVAVNLGVDPRKSDQVVRSATVLPHGTGKTVRVAVFTQGPAAEAALAAGADRVGMDDLAAEMKGGDLNYDVVIASPDAMRVVGQLGQILGPRGLMPNPKVGTVTPDVATAVKNAKAGQVRYRTDKNGIIHTSVGKVGFDAVKLKENVEALIADLKRIKPASSKGIYVKRVTLSTTMGPGLVIDQGSLDV
- the rplK gene encoding 50S ribosomal protein L11 gives rise to the protein MAKKITAYIKLQVKAAQANPSPPVGPALGQHGVNIMEFCKAFNARTQGLEPGLPTPVIITVYSDRSFTFETKSTPASVLLKKAAGLTSGSARPNTVKVGTVTRAQLEEIAKTKNADLTAADMDAAVRTIAGSARSMGLNVEGV
- the nusG gene encoding transcription termination/antitermination protein NusG — protein: MAKRWYVVHAYSGYEKHVMRSLLERVKLAGMEDGFGEILVPTEEVVEMRNGQKRKSERKFFPGYVLVQMDMNEGTWHLVKDTPRVMGFIGGTADKPAPITDKEAEAILRRVADGSDKPKPKTLFEPGEVVRVTDGPFADFNGTVEEVNYEKSRIQVAVLIFGRSTPVELEFSQVEKV
- the secE gene encoding preprotein translocase subunit SecE, which codes for MTPKAEAQSSRFDLVKWLAVVALVVVGVVGNQYYSASPILYRVLALLALAAVAAFVGLQTAKGKSFAVLVKEARTEIRKVVWPTRQETTQTTLIVVAVVLVMALLLWGLDSLLGWLVSLIVG
- a CDS encoding pantothenate kinase; translated protein: MILELDCGNSFIKWRVLDSGKLKAGAEGVAGSNEALIDSLLALPGVLLTRCRLVSVRAQEETNKLVEALVEVFGVAVSCATSSREMGGVRNGYEEFDRLGLDRWLAMLGGFKLASGACLVLDFGTAATADFIAVDGEHLGGFICPGMPLMRSQLRTHTRRIRYGDAAAERALELLSPGRTTVEAVERGCMLMLRGFVLTQLDLARSYWGDDFTVFLTGGDADLVSDAVPQAQLVPDLVFVGLAMACPLS
- the birA gene encoding bifunctional biotin--[acetyl-CoA-carboxylase] ligase/biotin operon repressor BirA, whose translation is MLTLLKLLKDGRFHSGEALGAALGVSRSAVWKQLQHLEAELNLPVHKVRGKGYQLASPLVFLSAEDIALNAPTQAWPVHISDSIDSTNAEALRLVGAGAAAPFLVLAEQQTAGRGRRGRKWVSPFAQNVYYSLVLRIEDGLRQLEGLSLVVGLAVMQALHESGVRGAALKWPNDVLVGQKKIAGILLELVGDPADICHVVLGIGINVNMQKASEVDQQWTSVQLETGSPMDRNALVAQLGLQLQSYLDRHRVAGFSGLRQEWEKSHAWQGRSVSLIAGINQVNGVVLGVDCQGALRLSVDGVERTYSGGELSLRLRDDS